Genomic DNA from Dethiosulfovibrio faecalis:
TCAGGACGAAAACGGAGAGCCCTATTCGGTCGAGGCGGAAGGTTTTCTCGCCAGAGCGATGTGTCATGAGATCGATCATCTGAACGGCAAGCTCATGATAGACCATCTATCTCCCATGAAAAGAGAGATGGTCAAGAAGAAACTCAAAAAGAGAAAGAAAGAGGATCTATGAGCTGTTGGTTTATGGGAACCGGGAGTTTTGCCTCCCTCTGCCTGAGCCGCATAGTGGAACTGGGCCTCATCCCAAAGCTGGTAGTGACCATGCCTCCCAGAAGAGGCGGTCGAAGAGGGTTGGCTGAAACCCCTACCCCTGTGGACGTCCTGGCTACGGAGCGTAGCTTGAACGTCCACAGATCGATAGACGTAAATTCCGACCGAACTCTGCTGGATCGTATGGAATCGGACGGTCCCTCGGTTATATTCGTGATCGACTTCGGTCAGAAAGTCGGAGAGCCCTACCTTTCCATCCCGGAATACGGATGCCTGAACGTCCATCCTTCTGCATTGCCTCTTTACAGAGGAGCCGCTCCGGTCCAGAGGGCCATAATGGACGGAGCCAAGCAAACCGGCGTGACCGTTTTTCGTCTGGTCGAAAAGATGGACGCCGGGCCGATCCTGATTTCTCAGTCTATCGAGATAGATTCGGAAGAGACCGGCGGAGAGTTACTCTTTCGACTTGCATACATAGGTGGCGATCTTTTGAATAGAGGGGTACACTTATTGAAAGAGAAGGGAATTTCCCTTCAGGATCAAGATCACCTTAAAGCTACCTATGCCCACAAGATAGACAAGGCCGAGGCTCTTCTCTCCTGGGAGATGTCGGCTGTTGCTTTTCACAACACCACCCGAGCCCTCAATCCCACCCCGGGAGCCTTCACGTTTTTCCGTGATAAAAGGCTCAAGATATGGAGAACCACTCTAACGGAGAAAGACCTAGACGACGTCGTCGGTGCGGTAAGAATAGACGAGGAAGGCTTTCCCGTAGTGCGTTGTTCTTCCGGTTCCGTAAAATTGATGGAAGTACAGCCTGAGGGCAGGAGGACCATCGACGGGAAGGATTGGTTCAAGGGTTCTCACCTTTCGGAAGGAGATCTTCTGCTATGACCCAAAGCCGAAACAGATTCGTAGATCTCATAAACAGACATTCCTGGCCCAAGGCGATCGCTGTGACAGGAGCTTTGGGTTCCGGCAAGACCGAGTGGGTTCTTAATCTGGCGTTGGGGTTCAGTTCAGTCGGTGAGGACGTGACCATCGCGGACGTGGACATAATAAACCCCTATTTCTGCATCCGTCAGGTCAGTGAGACCCTGGAGGACAGTGGATTCAAGGTACTTACCGCTCCGGACAGCGCTAAATGGGCCGATATGCCCCTGGTGACGGCTCAGGTAGACTGGGCACTTTCTGAGCCCAACGGCAGGTTGCTCATGGACGTAGGGGGAGATGCGGAAGGAGCGCTGGCGTTAAAAAAGTACAAGGATAGAATGGTTTCCGCTGGATATCTGCTTATCCTCGTGGTAAACGCCTACCGTCCAATGACCTCGACAGTAGAGGGGATCTCCAAGATGAGAAAACGTATGGAAGAGATCGGCGAACTTGAAGTAGGAGCGCTGATCTGCAACTCTCACCTCATGACTGAGACTACTGTAGATGTCGTAGAAGAAGGCCTGAAACTGGTGGAGGCTGCCGGAAAAGAGATGGATCTTCCGGTCCTCTACACCGGAGTGCCACCTCAACTTGACGACGAGGCCGTAAGGAGATTCGCCAGCAGAGAGGCGTCCCCGTGGCCCGTTTCACGATATATGTTGCTTCCATGGGAAGAGGGTGCCATGTGGTCTACAGGGGTACCCTCCAAAAACCAAGGAGCTCGAATCCTCCGTCAGGAGGCTGACAAGGGCTAAAGTAAAGTGCAGCAAAAAACGCGAGAGGGGTGTTGTTGCTCATGGCAAAAGGGCGAATAGAAGTCGCCGAAGAGTACTGCAAGAGCTGTGGCCTGTGCGTGGCCGCCTGCCCGGTCAAGGTGCTTCGTATTTCGGATCATCTTAACTCGAAGGGTCACCGTCCAGTGGAGCAGTACAAGGAAGGTTGTATCGGTTGTGGGATGTGTGCCATCTCCTGTCCCGATGCGGTCATCGAGGTCTACAAGGAAACGGAGTAGGGGGGATCGATATGGCTAAGGTATTAATGAAAGGAACCGAGGCGATAGCTGAGGCTGCCATCCAGGCCGGTTGCAGATATTTCTTCGGATATCCCATCACACCGCAGAACGAGATCCCCGAGTATATGTCTGCTCATCTTCCCGAGCACGGAGGGATCTATATTCAGGGAGAGAGCGAGGTCGCTTCGGTCAACATGATACTGGGTGCCGCTGCCACGGGATACCAGGTAATGACCACGTCCTCCAGCCCGGGAATCTCTCTTATGTCCGAGGGACTCAGCTATATCGCCGGATCGGAGCTTCCGGCTGTCGTGGTCAACGTCATGAGAGGAGGCCCAGGTCTCGGAGGTATCCTACCGTCGCAGGCGGACTATCTTCAGGCTACCAAAGGCGGTGGAAACGGAGACTATCATCTGATGGTGTTCGCTCCCAGCACCCTTCAGGAAACGGTGGAGGTCGTACAGTCCGCATGGGATTACGCCTTCAAATATAGAAACCCGGTCATGATCCTGGCCGACGGCTTCATGGGACAGATGATGGAGCCGGTGGAGATAACCCCTCATGAGACGGAGAGAGGGGACTGGAAAAACTGGGGACTGGGAAACAAGGGAACCAGAGAGGGTAAAAAGAGATCTCTTATCAAGAGCATGTATCTCACCGCCGAGCTTCTTGAGGCACATAACAGCAAGCTTCAGGAAAAGTACGACAGGATGCAGAAAGAGGACGTCAAGTGGGAGGAGCTTCACGTAGAGGACGCCGAATTGGTCATAGCTTCCTACGGAACTACCGCCCGTATCGCCAAGTCCGCCATAAGTCACCTGAGAGAGCAGGGGTACAAGGTCGGAATGATCCGTCCCATAACCCTGTTCCCCTTCCCCTACGAGCCCTTCGAGAAGCTTACCGATAGGGTGAAGCATATTCTAGATCTCGAGATGAACATGGGGCAGATGATAGACGACGTCAAGATCGCTACGAAGAGCCGTTTCCCCGTCAGCTTCTACGGTCGTTGCGGTGGAGTAGCCCCCTCGGTCGAAGAGATCGAGAATCAGTGTAAGCAAATCCTGGGATAGGGGGTCCTCATAATGGCTGAAACCAAAGTTTATTCTCGTCCTACGACCTGGGCAAAAGACATCCACACCCATTATTGTCCCGGTTGCGGTCATGGAATAGCCCACAGGATGATCTGCGAGGTCATCGATGAGATGGGCATACAGGAAGAGACTGTCAGCATGTCCCCGGTGGGATGTGCTGCGATGATGTACGACTATATCGACATAGATTACGTCGAGGCAGCTCATGGTAGAGCTCCGGCAACCGCCACCGGTATCAAAAGGGTTCTCCCGGACAAGTTCGTCTTTACCTATCAGGGAGACGGAGATCTGGCCTCCATCGGCATGGCAGAGATCGTCCACGCCGCCAACAGGGGGGAGAAGTTCTGCACCTTCTTCATCAATAACGCCATATACGGCATGACCGGTGGACAGATGGCACCTACGACCCTTATAGGTCAGAAGGCCACCACCTGTCCTCAGGGAAGAGATCCCGAGCTTGCAGGATTTCCTATGAGAATGTGCGAGATGCTTGCCACACTGGAGACCCCTGCCTATATAGAGAGAGTCTCTTTGGCCAAGCCGAAGTACATCATGCAGGCCAAGAAGGCCTTTCAGAAAGCCTTTAACTACCAGAAGGAAGGCAGAGGGTTCTGCTTCATAGAGGTCCTCTCCACCTGCCCCACCAACTGGGGTATGAACCCGGTGGAGGCCTTCGAGTGGCAGATAGAGAAGATGATCCCCTACTATCCTCTGGGCGTCTTCAAGGACTTCGAGTAAGGGGGCCGGTGATATGTCCGATAAGTTTTACATGGATCTTCTAGCCGCCGGCTTCGGCGGACAGGGAATAATGATGTTGGGGCAGTTGGTAGCCTATTCGGGAATACACCAGGGACGTCACGTGACCTGGATTCCCGCCTACGGTCCCGAGATGCGCGGAGGTACCGCGAACTGCTCCTGCGTGGTGAGCAGCGAGGAGATCGGATCTCCCGTCGTGGGCTCCGCCGACGTAGTGGTTGTGATGAACCAGCCTTCGCTGGAGAAGTTTGCTCCCAGGGTCAAGCCCGGTGGGTATCTCATCTACAACAGCGATCTCGTTGAGTATTCCTCTCCCAGGACGGACGTAACGGTCCTTCCCGTTCCGGCTCAGACGATGGCCCACGATCTCGGAAGCGACAGGGTTGCCAACATAATAATGCTCGGAGTTATCGTCAAGGCCTCCGGCAT
This window encodes:
- the vorB gene encoding 3-methyl-2-oxobutanoate dehydrogenase subunit VorB — protein: MAKVLMKGTEAIAEAAIQAGCRYFFGYPITPQNEIPEYMSAHLPEHGGIYIQGESEVASVNMILGAAATGYQVMTTSSSPGISLMSEGLSYIAGSELPAVVVNVMRGGPGLGGILPSQADYLQATKGGGNGDYHLMVFAPSTLQETVEVVQSAWDYAFKYRNPVMILADGFMGQMMEPVEITPHETERGDWKNWGLGNKGTREGKKRSLIKSMYLTAELLEAHNSKLQEKYDRMQKEDVKWEELHVEDAELVIASYGTTARIAKSAISHLREQGYKVGMIRPITLFPFPYEPFEKLTDRVKHILDLEMNMGQMIDDVKIATKSRFPVSFYGRCGGVAPSVEEIENQCKQILG
- a CDS encoding 4Fe-4S dicluster domain-containing protein → MAKGRIEVAEEYCKSCGLCVAACPVKVLRISDHLNSKGHRPVEQYKEGCIGCGMCAISCPDAVIEVYKETE
- the fmt gene encoding methionyl-tRNA formyltransferase; the encoded protein is MSCWFMGTGSFASLCLSRIVELGLIPKLVVTMPPRRGGRRGLAETPTPVDVLATERSLNVHRSIDVNSDRTLLDRMESDGPSVIFVIDFGQKVGEPYLSIPEYGCLNVHPSALPLYRGAAPVQRAIMDGAKQTGVTVFRLVEKMDAGPILISQSIEIDSEETGGELLFRLAYIGGDLLNRGVHLLKEKGISLQDQDHLKATYAHKIDKAEALLSWEMSAVAFHNTTRALNPTPGAFTFFRDKRLKIWRTTLTEKDLDDVVGAVRIDEEGFPVVRCSSGSVKLMEVQPEGRRTIDGKDWFKGSHLSEGDLLL
- a CDS encoding thiamine pyrophosphate-dependent enzyme, whose translation is MAETKVYSRPTTWAKDIHTHYCPGCGHGIAHRMICEVIDEMGIQEETVSMSPVGCAAMMYDYIDIDYVEAAHGRAPATATGIKRVLPDKFVFTYQGDGDLASIGMAEIVHAANRGEKFCTFFINNAIYGMTGGQMAPTTLIGQKATTCPQGRDPELAGFPMRMCEMLATLETPAYIERVSLAKPKYIMQAKKAFQKAFNYQKEGRGFCFIEVLSTCPTNWGMNPVEAFEWQIEKMIPYYPLGVFKDFE
- a CDS encoding 2-oxoacid:acceptor oxidoreductase family protein gives rise to the protein MSDKFYMDLLAAGFGGQGIMMLGQLVAYSGIHQGRHVTWIPAYGPEMRGGTANCSCVVSSEEIGSPVVGSADVVVVMNQPSLEKFAPRVKPGGYLIYNSDLVEYSSPRTDVTVLPVPAQTMAHDLGSDRVANIIMLGVIVKASGMVSKEDALETIKEKLGAKKPKFLPMNLEAFDKGMSVAEELINR
- a CDS encoding zeta toxin family protein, producing the protein MTQSRNRFVDLINRHSWPKAIAVTGALGSGKTEWVLNLALGFSSVGEDVTIADVDIINPYFCIRQVSETLEDSGFKVLTAPDSAKWADMPLVTAQVDWALSEPNGRLLMDVGGDAEGALALKKYKDRMVSAGYLLILVVNAYRPMTSTVEGISKMRKRMEEIGELEVGALICNSHLMTETTVDVVEEGLKLVEAAGKEMDLPVLYTGVPPQLDDEAVRRFASREASPWPVSRYMLLPWEEGAMWSTGVPSKNQGARILRQEADKG